Proteins from a single region of Macaca fascicularis isolate 582-1 chromosome 5, T2T-MFA8v1.1:
- the SPRY1 gene encoding protein sprouty homolog 1, translated as MDPQNQHGSGSSLVVIQQPSLDSRQRLDYEREIQPAAILSLDQIKAIRGSNEYTEGPSVVKRPAPRTAPRQEKHERTHEIIPINVNNNYEHRHTSHLGHAVLPNNARGPILSRSTSTGSAASSGSNSSASSEQGLLGRSPPTRPVPGHRSERAIRTQPKQLIVDDLKGSLKEDLTQHKFICEQCGKCKCGECTAPRTLPSCLACNRQCLCSAESMVEYGTCMCLVKGIFYHCSNDDEGDSYSDNPCSCSQSHCCSRYLCMGAMSLFLPCLLCYPPAKGCLKLCRGCYDWIHRPGCRCKNSNTVYCKLESCPSRGQDKPS; from the coding sequence ATGGATCCCCAAAATCAACATGGCAGTGGCAGTTCGTTAGTTGTGATCCAGCAACCTTCTTTGGATAGCCGTCAGAGATTAGACTATGAGAGAGAGATTCAGCCTGCTGCTATTTTGTCATTAGACCAGATCAAGGCCATAAGAGGCAGCAATGAATACACAGAAGGGCCTTCAGTGGTGAAAAGACCTGCTCCTCGGACAGCACCAAGACAAGAAAAGCATGAGAGGACTCATGAAATCATACCAATTAATGTGAATAATAACTACGAGCACAGACACACAAGCCACCTGGGACATGCAGTACTCCCCAATAATGCCAGGGGCCCCATTTTGAGCAGATCAACCAGCACGGGCAGTGCAGCCAGCTCTGGGAGCAACAGCAGTGCCTCATCTGAACAGGGACTGTTAGGAAGGTCACCACCAACCAGACCAGTCCCTGGTCATAGGTCTGAAAGGGCAATCCGGACCCAGCCCAAGCAACTGATTGTGGATGACTTGAAGGGTTCCTTGAAAGAGGACCTGACACAGCACAAGTTCATTTGTGAACAGTGTGGGAAGTGCAAGTGTGGAGAATGCACGGCTCCCAGGACCCTGCCATCCTGTTTGGCCTGTAACCGGCAGTGCCTTTGCTCTGCTGAGAGCATGGTGGAATATGGAACCTGCATGTGCTTAGTCAAGGGCATCTTCTACCACTGCTCCAATGACGACGAAGGGGATTCCTACTCAGATAATCCTTGCTCCTGTTCACAGTCACACTGCTGCTCTAGATACCTGTGTATGGGAgccatgtctttatttttacctTGCTTACTCTGTTATCCTCCTGCTAAAGGATGCCTGAAGCTGTGCAGGGGGTGTTATGACTGGATCCATCGCCCAGGGTGCAGATGTAAGAACTCCAACACTGTCTATTGTAAGCTGGAGAGCTGCCCCTCCCGGGGTCAGGATAAACCATCATGA